The following coding sequences lie in one Vicinamibacterales bacterium genomic window:
- a CDS encoding TIM barrel protein, with amino-acid sequence MATLTRREALGATLGLTAFTAHSFAQGTTPPDGRVVKSGRLKQSVSRWCYGKIPMPEFCDAVKAMGLTAIDLLEEPEWQVVADHGLVCSMAYAGGGSIKDGLNYTRNHDAIVKGFTEKIPKAAKMRIPNVITFFGNRMGLGDPEAKANCIDGLNKVKKLGEDNGVTICVELLNSKVDHKDYQGDHTAFGLEIVKAVNSPRVKLLYDAYHMQIMEGDLIRTIRDTKDWIAHVHTGGVPGRHEIDGTQEVNWRAIAQALVDVGFPGYMAHEFVPTRDPLTSLREAVALCDV; translated from the coding sequence CACGCCGCCCGACGGACGCGTCGTCAAGAGCGGCCGCTTGAAACAGTCGGTGTCGCGCTGGTGCTACGGCAAGATTCCGATGCCGGAGTTCTGCGACGCCGTGAAGGCGATGGGACTGACGGCGATCGACCTGCTCGAGGAGCCGGAGTGGCAGGTGGTCGCCGACCATGGCCTCGTCTGCTCGATGGCCTATGCGGGCGGCGGATCGATCAAGGACGGCCTCAACTACACCCGCAACCACGACGCCATCGTCAAGGGCTTCACCGAGAAGATCCCGAAGGCGGCGAAGATGCGGATTCCCAACGTCATCACCTTTTTCGGCAACCGCATGGGGCTCGGCGACCCGGAGGCCAAGGCCAACTGCATCGACGGCTTGAACAAGGTGAAGAAGCTCGGCGAGGACAACGGGGTGACGATCTGCGTGGAGCTGCTCAACAGCAAGGTCGATCACAAGGACTATCAGGGCGATCACACCGCGTTCGGCCTCGAGATCGTCAAGGCGGTCAACTCGCCGCGCGTCAAGCTGCTCTACGACGCGTATCACATGCAGATCATGGAGGGCGATCTGATCAGGACGATCCGCGACACCAAGGACTGGATCGCGCACGTCCACACCGGCGGCGTGCCCGGACGGCACGAGATCGACGGCACCCAGGAAGTGAACTGGCGCGCCATCGCGCAGGCGCTGGTCGACGTCGGGTTCCCGGGCTACATGGCGCACGAATTCGTCCCGACGCGGGATCCGTTGACGTCGCTGCGGGAAGCGGTCGCGCTGTGTGACGTCTAG
- a CDS encoding PadR family transcriptional regulator translates to MPSPRARAPQLSAKESEILDRLAHGEELYGLQLVATSKGRLKRGTVYVTLGRMEDKGFVTSRAEEAPVGAGGLPRRLYAATPYGLRVLKAWTVMLQHLSPEHAR, encoded by the coding sequence GTGCCAAGCCCGCGCGCCCGCGCGCCCCAGCTCTCGGCGAAGGAATCAGAGATTCTCGATCGACTCGCTCACGGCGAGGAGTTATACGGCCTGCAACTCGTCGCCACCTCGAAAGGACGCCTCAAGCGGGGCACGGTCTACGTCACGCTTGGGCGCATGGAAGACAAGGGCTTCGTCACTTCGCGCGCCGAGGAGGCGCCCGTCGGCGCCGGCGGCCTGCCCCGCCGTCTCTACGCGGCGACGCCGTACGGCCTCCGCGTGCTGAAGGCGTGGACGGTGATGCTGCAGCACCTGTCGCCGGAGCATGCGCGATGA
- a CDS encoding LptF/LptG family permease: MARIVDPVLADMRFEGGPAWRGYLVLARALTVHTIVSIPAALVRVCADDDGAIPRAAAISLGGALVTALPFVLVPLLGALRSGLLGPLWGLRLKTAHTPAMFLLLVPQAMALTLPAAILLAFPVALRGLTVTRRIRRRAIALVFLFAALTGFVIDRVVPRTNQAFRVLVSGRPLPPGPNETAFAGLRRELATLKTFHGGETIRRGVEYTLHQRLALSCAPLPLGLLALALTTTRVGRRWPWVAACTGLAGYLFILFPLDSVAQVLLRQTTAPPALLAWSPTIVIALLALAIQRRASVQSLAACS, encoded by the coding sequence ATGGCGCGCATCGTCGATCCTGTACTGGCGGACATGCGGTTTGAAGGCGGCCCCGCGTGGCGCGGCTATCTCGTGCTGGCGCGCGCGCTCACTGTGCACACGATCGTCTCCATACCCGCTGCCCTCGTCCGCGTCTGTGCCGACGACGACGGGGCGATCCCGCGGGCGGCGGCGATTTCGCTGGGCGGAGCGCTCGTCACTGCACTCCCGTTCGTGCTGGTCCCATTGCTCGGAGCGCTGCGTAGCGGATTGCTTGGCCCGCTCTGGGGGCTGCGGCTGAAGACCGCGCACACGCCCGCGATGTTTTTGTTGCTCGTGCCCCAGGCGATGGCGCTGACGCTGCCAGCGGCGATCCTGCTGGCCTTCCCCGTCGCTCTCCGAGGACTGACGGTGACCCGACGCATTCGGCGCCGCGCGATAGCACTCGTCTTCCTATTCGCAGCGCTGACCGGTTTCGTCATCGACCGCGTCGTACCGCGCACCAACCAGGCGTTCCGGGTACTTGTGAGCGGCCGGCCGCTGCCGCCGGGCCCGAACGAGACGGCGTTTGCCGGACTTCGTCGGGAGCTCGCCACGCTGAAGACGTTTCACGGCGGCGAGACAATCCGGCGCGGCGTCGAATATACCCTGCACCAGCGCCTCGCCCTGAGCTGCGCGCCGCTGCCGCTCGGACTGCTCGCGCTCGCGTTGACCACGACGCGCGTCGGCCGCCGATGGCCGTGGGTCGCTGCATGTACGGGGCTCGCCGGCTATCTCTTCATCCTCTTCCCTCTTGATAGTGTCGCGCAGGTGTTATTGAGGCAAACGACTGCTCCGCCTGCGTTGCTCGCGTGGAGCCCGACGATTGTCATCGCACTGCTCGCGCTCGCGATCCAGCGACGCGCATCGGTACAGTCGCTTGCCGCATGCAGTTAG
- a CDS encoding DinB family protein gives MSRILRLLSVLLVTVPAMVSAQTTGAGYADALSPSLASVAQKMHATIRRDLAEAAASMPANEYSFRPTPDVRTFAQVIGHVINAEWFFCAQARGASSPNTISFEQGTDKATLVKALDDALAYCDRAYEETTDANFNDPVQMQAGVGMGPARTVRGAILIFNTTHDNEHYGNIVVYMRLKGHVPPSTARTQSPK, from the coding sequence ATGTCGAGAATCCTTCGACTCCTGTCCGTACTTCTCGTGACCGTCCCGGCGATGGTGTCCGCGCAGACCACTGGGGCCGGATACGCGGACGCGCTCAGTCCCTCGCTGGCGAGCGTCGCTCAGAAAATGCACGCGACGATCCGCCGTGATCTCGCGGAGGCCGCCGCGAGCATGCCGGCCAACGAGTATTCGTTCCGGCCGACGCCCGACGTGCGCACGTTCGCGCAGGTCATCGGCCACGTCATCAACGCCGAGTGGTTCTTCTGCGCGCAGGCACGAGGAGCGTCTTCGCCCAACACGATCAGCTTCGAGCAGGGGACCGACAAAGCGACGTTGGTGAAAGCCTTGGACGACGCGCTGGCGTACTGCGACCGCGCCTACGAGGAAACGACGGACGCAAACTTCAACGATCCGGTCCAGATGCAGGCAGGCGTGGGAATGGGTCCGGCCCGAACCGTCCGCGGCGCGATTCTCATCTTCAACACCACGCACGACAACGAGCACTACGGGAATATCGTCGTCTACATGCGCTTGAAGGGACACGTGCCGCCGTCGACCGCCCGCACGCAATCGCCCAAGTGA
- a CDS encoding PEGA domain-containing protein produces MVTAAGQIVLLDAIFAEALERLQLTRRRLWTELRLAFPDGPGAPSFDKGADLTQVALAAATLIVGRLLRDDEWPDGLAALQQEIVEIASIRASKGFADGIDAFFSAALPLPARKTSLTSADEAAIDLRKLLRKEVGIATCRTALVEFVQQVETIDKGRPAANEPDAAHEPEHRRGRGADRAARDEAERKAREEAELKAREEAERQAREQAERQAREEAERQAREAAELKVREEAEHKAREEAELKAREEAELKARQAAELKAREEAERKAREEAELKARQAAELKAREEAERKAREEAELKARQAAELKAREAAELKARQAAELKAREEAERKARQAAELKAREEAERKAREEAERKARKEAERKTREEAERKAREEAERKAREEAERKAREEAERKAREEAERKAREEAERKAREEAERKTREEAERKSQAEAALASALPPADQAKGAWLVAPHNATAFNPAVEPTGTPAADRAYPIYQPPAETQSWTPEAEPPPAIEIGSGPTPNAFTPPLAAAGIRLKHEKGAASAFASRADSRHEPTEDMTAADAYNPFSIPEEPQVIPWKLIAAGVVLIAATFALTRGYMPSDIPAPSLVALQKPLEIIKKPPPPAAHAGSGSDTHLAISSEPVGARILLDGKFVGATPMTIDEISAGRHVVTLQGSGGAIKRTVRIEPGKTTTLDVPVFSGFALIVAPFVVEVAEGGRSLGTSEEQIMLGPGHHDLHLENKDLNYSGTHGVDVEPGETTRITVDPKGRANINAIPWAEVYIDGESAGQTPLANVPIRLGVREIVFKNPQFPERKVVVTIKSGDAPTTTVVDFTKDKVQ; encoded by the coding sequence ATGGTCACGGCGGCTGGGCAAATCGTCCTGCTCGACGCCATTTTCGCGGAAGCCCTCGAGCGGCTGCAGCTGACGCGGCGCCGGCTGTGGACCGAGCTGCGCCTCGCGTTTCCGGACGGGCCAGGCGCGCCGTCCTTCGACAAGGGCGCGGATCTCACGCAGGTGGCGCTCGCCGCGGCGACGCTGATTGTCGGGCGACTGCTGCGCGACGACGAGTGGCCAGACGGACTGGCGGCGCTGCAGCAGGAGATCGTCGAGATCGCCAGCATCCGGGCGTCGAAGGGTTTCGCCGACGGCATCGACGCGTTCTTTTCAGCCGCGCTGCCGCTGCCCGCTCGAAAGACATCGCTGACGTCCGCCGACGAGGCGGCCATCGATCTGCGCAAGCTGCTGCGGAAGGAAGTCGGGATTGCGACGTGCCGCACGGCGCTGGTCGAATTCGTACAGCAGGTCGAGACCATCGACAAGGGGCGGCCCGCGGCGAATGAACCCGACGCCGCACACGAGCCGGAACACCGCCGCGGGCGCGGTGCCGACCGCGCCGCTCGCGACGAAGCCGAGCGCAAAGCTCGCGAAGAAGCCGAACTCAAGGCCCGCGAAGAAGCCGAACGCCAAGCCCGCGAACAAGCGGAGCGCCAAGCCCGCGAAGAGGCCGAGCGCCAAGCCCGGGAAGCCGCCGAGCTCAAGGTCCGCGAAGAAGCGGAGCACAAAGCGCGCGAAGAAGCCGAACTCAAGGCCCGCGAAGAGGCCGAACTCAAGGCCCGCCAAGCAGCCGAGCTCAAGGCCCGCGAAGAGGCCGAGCGCAAGGCTCGCGAAGAAGCCGAACTCAAGGCCCGCCAAGCAGCCGAGCTCAAAGCCCGCGAAGAGGCCGAGCGCAAGGCCCGTGAAGAGGCCGAACTCAAGGCCCGCCAAGCAGCCGAGCTCAAAGCCCGCGAAGCAGCCGAACTCAAAGCCCGCCAAGCAGCCGAGCTCAAAGCTCGCGAAGAGGCCGAGCGCAAAGCCCGCCAAGCAGCCGAGCTCAAAGCCCGTGAAGAGGCCGAGCGCAAGGCCCGCGAAGAGGCCGAGCGCAAGGCTCGCAAAGAGGCCGAGCGCAAAACCCGCGAAGAGGCCGAGCGCAAAGCCCGCGAAGAGGCCGAGCGCAAAGCCCGCGAGGAAGCCGAACGCAAAGCCCGCGAGGAAGCCGAACGCAAAGCCCGCGAGGAAGCCGAACGCAAAGCCCGCGAAGAGGCCGAGCGCAAAGCCCGCGAAGAGGCCGAGCGCAAAACCCGTGAAGAGGCCGAGCGCAAGTCGCAGGCCGAGGCAGCGCTGGCCTCAGCCCTTCCGCCTGCCGACCAGGCAAAGGGGGCCTGGCTGGTAGCGCCCCACAACGCCACTGCGTTCAATCCGGCTGTCGAACCGACCGGGACGCCGGCGGCCGATCGCGCCTACCCGATCTACCAGCCGCCAGCCGAGACGCAGTCGTGGACGCCGGAGGCCGAGCCGCCTCCTGCGATCGAAATCGGATCCGGCCCCACACCCAACGCGTTCACGCCGCCGCTGGCCGCCGCCGGCATTCGCCTGAAGCACGAGAAGGGCGCGGCGTCCGCCTTCGCCTCACGCGCGGACAGCCGGCACGAGCCGACCGAGGACATGACGGCGGCCGATGCCTACAACCCGTTCAGCATCCCGGAGGAGCCGCAAGTCATTCCGTGGAAGCTGATCGCGGCCGGCGTAGTCCTGATCGCCGCCACGTTCGCGTTGACACGCGGATATATGCCGTCCGACATCCCGGCGCCGTCGCTCGTCGCGCTCCAGAAGCCCCTCGAAATCATCAAGAAACCGCCGCCTCCCGCGGCCCACGCCGGCAGCGGCTCCGACACCCATCTCGCGATCTCCAGCGAGCCGGTCGGGGCCCGCATCCTGCTCGACGGCAAGTTCGTCGGTGCCACGCCGATGACCATCGACGAGATCTCGGCGGGACGCCACGTGGTGACGCTGCAGGGCAGCGGCGGCGCGATCAAGAGAACGGTGCGCATCGAACCCGGCAAGACGACGACGCTCGACGTGCCGGTGTTCTCGGGGTTCGCGCTGATCGTGGCGCCGTTCGTGGTCGAGGTCGCCGAAGGCGGCCGGTCGCTCGGCACCAGCGAAGAGCAGATCATGCTCGGCCCAGGCCATCACGATCTGCACCTCGAGAACAAGGACCTGAACTACTCCGGCACCCACGGCGTCGACGTGGAGCCGGGAGAGACCACGCGGATTACCGTCGATCCGAAGGGGCGCGCCAACATCAACGCGATTCCGTGGGCCGAGGTCTACATCGACGGCGAGTCGGCCGGCCAGACGCCGCTCGCCAACGTGCCGATCCGCCTCGGCGTGCGCG